CAATCGTCCTGCGCCATCTTTGGCATCTGCCTGAGTTGGAGCGGCCTGCGTCCGACTGCGATGTAGGGTACCCAGCATGGCTGAGCTGGATTACGCGTTCGTAGCAGACTTCGCGACCGTTGAAGGTGGCAAGTTGACCGCGGTCGGTGCCAGCTACACGATGGTTGCCGTATCCACTTTCCCTGTTCAGCATGCGTTTGCAGTGGCAGGGCGGGTACGCGCGCCAGAAGAGACCGAAACGATCGAAGTGTCGATCACGGTCAAGCCTCCGCGCGAAGCGCCGGAAGTCATCATGCGGGGGACATTGCTATCGCACCGGAACCACGTAACGGTGTACGACGGGAAGATCGGCATCGTATTCGCCGCCCAGAACGTCATCCAGCTCACAGGCCCTGGCCTAGTTGAAGTCTTCGTCGATGTGGACGGCCAGCGTGAGCGGCGGCTGGCGTTCGAGGTGCTCAAGTCGTGATGCGGGTCATATATACCAGGCACGCAACCTCTCAGATGCGGCGCCGAAGCATCACGAAGGTAGATGTAGAGACTGCGCTCTCGAACTGCACCATGCATAGACCTGGTGATCAGGACGGAATCTGCCATCATGGTTACGGGGCCGACGGTCGAGAGCTGAAGGTCTGGACCCTGCCGACCCCAGTACCGCTCGACCACACTGACAAACTCGTCGTCAAGTCAGCGGCTTGGAAGGGAACCACAACATGAGCACGTCCTACCCAGTGAAGGTAACCGTTGACCACGATGCAGGCGCTGCGTACGTGGAGTTTAGTGATCGTAAGGTGGCAAACACCATCGAGGTGACCCCGGACATCCAGGTGGACGTCGACGACATGAACATGGTAGTCGGAATCGAGCTGCTGAGTCTGACCGCTAACATCCCCATCACCGAACTCACCCGACGCTTCCACTTCCACTCAGAGATTCCGGAAAGGCTGCTGCGGCAGATCCGCCCCTCGGTGGGATCCTTCGCCGCAGCGTTCAGCGCCGAGCCAGGGGCAAGCTCAGCAACCATGGGGCAGATCCAGCCGATCGGTTAGCTCCCGCGCCCTCACGGGGCGCTAGCCTCCCACAAACACAACACACCAAGCGAAGGCCGGACCTGATTCAGGTTCGGCCTTCGTCGTGTCCGCGTGACCACGCCGCGGACCCATCTTCCAACGCGCGCACTCGCGCGCCTCCCACACCTTCATAGGCGGTGCCCGCATGGCGAACTGGCCGAGCTATAGCGCTGGGTCGGCGCGGCTGACGCTGCGCCCTCAACTGGCAGCGACCTTCAAAGCCGACGTCAAGACACTGCTGAAGCCGATCAACGAGTCGCTGACGGT
This sequence is a window from Nocardia farcinica. Protein-coding genes within it:
- a CDS encoding DUF6941 family protein translates to MAELDYAFVADFATVEGGKLTAVGASYTMVAVSTFPVQHAFAVAGRVRAPEETETIEVSITVKPPREAPEVIMRGTLLSHRNHVTVYDGKIGIVFAAQNVIQLTGPGLVEVFVDVDGQRERRLAFEVLKS
- a CDS encoding DUF2283 domain-containing protein: MSTSYPVKVTVDHDAGAAYVEFSDRKVANTIEVTPDIQVDVDDMNMVVGIELLSLTANIPITELTRRFHFHSEIPERLLRQIRPSVGSFAAAFSAEPGASSATMGQIQPIG